The following are encoded in a window of Bdellovibrio svalbardensis genomic DNA:
- a CDS encoding GumC domain-containing protein, with the protein MADQHIEPELTVGEIIKLYLSHWRMFAVFTVVLFAVSAVVYVVKIPYVATTSMVFNDTQNSSLQAFSSQFFGLSKSLQDSKKGSSVLSKHIEYLKTREFFEALLVKINERGNSAKITLEERQGYEQLKADYLNKITDKPESKLEVLQKLDKWIKATLDSDFEIKLTAATPSRALSLFLANTVTELAGDLLKKRESEEITRVEEFITTQKRIADEKLNELGHQLAEVQNKDESILPLASKDKMGEYVSDLLVRANEIKLKMAENKKLIEYLGKDRSSQKESTLYGVGGKIETLKFENNLLAGKLSQVQGSIDRLKQEVKELPYQAQMAEDLKKKSDMEFNRYKELNAALGKVEAAKLSIGTRFEILDSARWETTLPQIGLLALALLSILLSQFFGSLIIYFRYLWNPDVVTAQASRNLLIFDNHSVDPRVIIENSKIKFSMKKQDSTSEHENHKDDEKKEIAWNLLNVGQSSDRTQ; encoded by the coding sequence ATGGCTGATCAACATATTGAACCAGAACTCACAGTTGGAGAAATTATCAAACTGTATCTGTCACACTGGCGCATGTTTGCGGTGTTTACGGTGGTTCTTTTTGCAGTGAGTGCGGTCGTCTATGTCGTAAAGATCCCCTATGTTGCGACCACGAGCATGGTTTTTAATGACACCCAAAACTCGTCATTGCAGGCGTTCTCAAGTCAGTTCTTTGGTCTTTCGAAATCGCTTCAGGATTCAAAGAAGGGCAGCAGCGTTCTTTCAAAGCATATCGAGTATTTGAAAACTCGTGAGTTCTTTGAGGCGCTTTTAGTTAAAATCAACGAACGTGGTAACAGCGCCAAGATCACATTGGAAGAGCGACAAGGGTATGAGCAGCTCAAGGCCGACTACCTGAATAAAATTACTGACAAGCCTGAAAGCAAACTCGAAGTTTTGCAAAAACTTGATAAATGGATCAAAGCGACTTTGGATTCTGATTTTGAAATCAAGTTGACGGCAGCGACCCCCAGTCGTGCCTTGTCGCTTTTTCTGGCGAATACAGTCACAGAGCTTGCTGGTGATTTGCTGAAGAAGCGTGAGTCCGAAGAAATCACCCGTGTTGAAGAATTCATAACCACTCAGAAGAGGATTGCAGACGAAAAGCTCAATGAGTTGGGGCATCAGCTGGCTGAAGTTCAAAACAAAGATGAAAGTATTTTGCCGCTGGCCTCTAAAGACAAAATGGGAGAGTACGTTTCAGATCTGTTAGTTCGAGCCAATGAGATCAAGCTGAAGATGGCCGAAAATAAAAAACTCATTGAATATCTGGGCAAAGACCGGTCGTCGCAAAAAGAGAGCACCCTGTACGGTGTCGGTGGAAAGATCGAAACTTTGAAGTTCGAAAATAACCTGCTGGCAGGAAAGCTTTCTCAAGTTCAAGGATCGATAGACCGCCTGAAGCAAGAAGTGAAAGAGCTTCCCTATCAAGCACAAATGGCCGAGGACTTGAAAAAGAAATCTGACATGGAGTTCAATCGTTATAAGGAACTCAATGCTGCATTGGGAAAGGTGGAGGCTGCAAAGCTTTCTATCGGAACGCGGTTTGAAATTTTGGACAGCGCACGCTGGGAGACGACTCTTCCGCAAATTGGTTTGTTGGCTCTGGCCCTGTTGTCGATTCTTCTCAGTCAGTTCTTTGGTTCTTTGATTATTTACTTCCGCTACTTGTGGAATCCAGATGTGGTGACGGCACAAGCGTCACGCAATCTGCTTATTTTTGATAATCACTCCGTTGATCCGCGCGTGATTATCGAAAATTCAAAAATTAAATTTAGTATGAAGAAGCAGGACAGCACTTCAGAACATGAGAATCATAAGGACGATGAGAAAAAAGAAATCGCTTGGAATTTACTTAATGTAGGACAGAGTTCAGACCGAACTCAGTAG
- a CDS encoding polysaccharide deacetylase family protein, whose product MNKILASLLMILVSAAFIGCGNKVGSQLQQSVQVNQDAKSLAEWESSESNPEALFAEWRKDLNNDAGKNAGKDLEPAKKLKQEICQELQALDGQSLSLFEGEIRDDANRELLASCKQALLQQLERYFAAERSTLTVQVNALKPKATSNSFKFPDNIQKRDFSNGYLAVTGDVAKKEVILTFDDGPSPEYTKTILQSLKEVGAKAHFFQLGKNVRVNADITKMVAADGHMVGSHSVTHSCIGNLKECGHANGGRQFTFEEATKEIIGGHQAVYDVLGWVDPIFRFPFGAASPELRKFLNTASTAEFYWNIDSEDWKAQTNENLLRNTLAQLDARGRGIILFHDIQRRTAEILPQLLSELYTRGYSVVQLQSADPAARYNSKLVKKHLP is encoded by the coding sequence ATGAATAAGATACTCGCGTCACTTCTGATGATCCTTGTTTCTGCGGCCTTTATAGGCTGTGGAAATAAAGTTGGCAGTCAGCTTCAGCAATCTGTGCAAGTGAATCAGGATGCCAAGTCTTTGGCAGAATGGGAAAGTTCGGAATCAAATCCCGAGGCTTTGTTTGCTGAATGGCGCAAAGACTTGAATAATGACGCTGGTAAAAATGCTGGTAAAGACTTGGAGCCAGCCAAAAAATTGAAACAGGAGATTTGCCAGGAGCTTCAAGCCCTGGATGGGCAGTCATTGTCCCTTTTTGAAGGCGAGATTCGCGATGACGCCAACCGCGAATTGCTCGCATCGTGCAAACAAGCTTTGTTGCAGCAGCTGGAGCGCTATTTCGCAGCGGAAAGAAGCACGTTAACAGTGCAAGTAAATGCCCTGAAACCGAAGGCCACTTCGAACAGTTTCAAGTTTCCTGATAATATTCAGAAACGTGATTTCTCAAATGGCTATTTGGCGGTGACTGGCGATGTGGCTAAAAAAGAAGTGATTTTGACTTTTGATGATGGTCCAAGCCCTGAGTACACGAAAACAATTCTTCAGTCTTTAAAGGAAGTCGGGGCGAAAGCTCATTTCTTCCAGCTTGGTAAAAATGTTCGCGTCAATGCGGATATCACAAAGATGGTCGCGGCGGATGGACATATGGTGGGCTCTCACTCTGTGACTCATTCTTGTATTGGCAATTTGAAAGAGTGTGGTCATGCAAACGGTGGTCGCCAATTTACTTTTGAGGAAGCCACTAAAGAGATTATAGGCGGGCATCAGGCGGTTTATGATGTTCTAGGCTGGGTCGATCCCATTTTTCGTTTTCCGTTTGGCGCAGCTTCGCCGGAACTGCGAAAGTTCCTAAATACAGCGTCAACGGCTGAGTTCTATTGGAATATCGATAGCGAAGATTGGAAGGCGCAAACGAATGAGAACCTTCTTCGCAACACCTTGGCGCAGCTGGATGCCAGGGGGCGCGGAATCATTCTTTTCCATGATATTCAAAGAAGAACAGCGGAAATTTTGCCGCAGCTTTTGAGCGAGCTTTACACCCGAGGTTACAGTGTTGTACAACTTCAATCAGCGGATCCTGCCGCAAGGTACAACAGTAAACTGGTGAAAAAGCATCTTCCTTAA
- a CDS encoding YkgJ family cysteine cluster protein encodes MSKPDIDRPSTWKAYRSDMCNGCWGGCCTMPVEIKSSDLVRLGVATEDEVTGSVKKLAKRLKKEGIIESYRAGTEFFMLSQKANRDCRYLDSVTRLCTVYEKRPDTCRQFPSIGPRPGFCPGGKIENRK; translated from the coding sequence ATGAGCAAACCCGATATAGATCGTCCCTCAACATGGAAAGCTTATCGTTCTGATATGTGCAATGGCTGCTGGGGTGGCTGTTGCACGATGCCGGTAGAAATCAAATCATCTGATTTAGTTCGATTGGGTGTTGCCACAGAGGACGAGGTCACAGGCTCGGTCAAAAAGCTCGCGAAGCGCTTAAAAAAAGAAGGGATCATTGAATCCTATCGCGCCGGAACCGAGTTCTTTATGTTGTCCCAAAAAGCCAATCGCGACTGCCGTTATCTTGATTCAGTCACGCGTCTTTGCACCGTGTATGAAAAACGACCGGACACCTGTCGCCAGTTCCCCTCCATTGGGCCGCGCCCTGGATTTTGCCCCGGGGGCAAAATAGAAAATAGAAAATAG